GAAGGCTGGCTGGTACAGCGCTGAGACATCCGGCTGGGGTGGTGCTGTGCAGTTGCAGGGCAAGGAGCTGAGCACCAACAACCTGCTGGATCTGGAGGCGGCTCTGGCCACGGTGCGTGAATTCGGTTACGGCAGCGGGGGACTGCATCCCGCCAGTCGTGCTGCTGCGGTGGTGGTCAAGCACACCAATCCCTGTGGTGTGGCCGTTGGTGATGGCACAGCTACGGCGCTCACCCGTGCGTTGGATGCCGATCGGGTCAGTGCCTTCGGCGGCATCGTGGCTTTGAACGGGTGTGTGGATGCTGCCGCAGCCAAGGAACTCACCAGTCTGTTCCTGGAGTGCGTCGTCGCCCCTTCGTTTGCACCTGAGGCCCGCGAGATCCTGTCGGCCAAGGGCAACCTGCGCTTGCTGGAGCTGGCTCCCGAAGCCATTGATGCGGCTGGGCGCGATCACGTCCGCAGCATTCTTGGCGGAGTGCTCGTTCAGGACCTTGATGACGAACTGGTCACACCTGACGACTGGACCGTGGCCACCGACCGTGCGCCCACGGCGACGGAGCGGGACGATCTCTGCTTCGCCTGGCAGCTGGTGCGACATGTGCGCTCCAATGCGATCGTCGTGGCACGCGATGGTCAGAGCCTCGGGGTGGGAGCCGGCCAGATGAACCGGGTGGGTTCGGCCCGAATTGCTCTCGAGGCTGCTGGCGCTCGGGCCAAAGGTGCTGTTTTGGCCAGTGATGGATTCTTCCCGTTCGATGACACGGTTCGCCTGGCCGCTGAACACGGCATCACCGCTGTGATTCATCCCGGTGGCAGCAAGCGAGATGACGATTCAATTCGGGCTTGCAACGAACTGGGCGTGGCCATGCTCCTGACGGGACGCCGCCATTTCCTGCATTGACGCGATCATTGCTGCGCTCGCCCGGGCATCAGCCCGGGGTGTTGCAGTTCTAGGGTCATTGAAATCCATGTGATCTTTGATGCCTGCGACCCTGTCTTTTGGCCTCAACTTCGTTCATCCCTTGATGATGTGGTCGCTGCTCGCCGCAGGCGGTTACGCCATGTATCTGGGCATCAAGGCCAAAAAGGTCCGAACCGGCACGGCCGAACAACGCAAGGCGTTGCTGCCCGGAAAGTTTGCTCAGCGCCATTACCTCTGGGGCAGTGCCCTGCTTGCCTTCATGGTGTTCGGCACCATCGGCGGCATGGCCGTCACCTACCTCAATAACGGCAAGCTCTTTGTCGGCCCCCACCTGCTGGTGGGCCTGGCGATGACCGCCATGATCGCTGGCGCTGCTGCATTGTCCCCATTGATGCAACGCGGCAATCTGATTGCCCGCAAGGCTCACGTCGGACTGAATATGGGCCTGCTCACCTTGTTCCTCTGGCAGGCGGTCAGCGGTATGGAGATTCTCAACCGCATCTGGGAAAACCGCTGATTCAGTTCATCTGCTGAGGTTTCAGTGCAGAAACCCCCTTCATCGATGGAGGGGGTTTTTTGATGGCGTTGATGATGCAGGGATCAACTCAGTTGGCGGCTAAGTGGTCTCGAGGCCGTTGAAGAGCTCTTGGTGCACCGCAAAGGTGTGATAAAGCGATGTGCCATCTTCCGGCTGAAGCTTCCGGCCATCGCAGGTGTAAGCGATGGAACAGACGAGATTTCCATGCCAGGCGATGTGGTCATCACTGTGTGACTGAGACCAAGACATCATTTCTGCAAAATCAATTGCGAGGTGCGCCCCGATTTTTGTGCAGGCTTTGCAGAGTTTGTAGAGGGCAGGAGGCTTTGAAGCTAGTGAGAGTGACTGCCTCAAAGACAATTCATTGAACACACCGGTGTAGCGGATGTAGTCAATGATTTCCGTTTCATCATCGCTGAGATCGGCCTTCAGCAACGCCGCTTCAAACCGTTCTGGATCGAGGCTGGGTCTGGGCGCGACCGACATGGGCAATCAGAAGGCGGCCCGACGCCGGGGGGGACATGCCAACCCGTGGCTGGCATGAAAGTCTTCCTGGACTTTCCAGGTGAGTCGACGAGAAATCTGGCGCACGATTTGGCGGAGCAGATGATCGCCGCTGGATTGGACCAGACGGTCGGGAAGCATGGTGATCACGCGAGGCAAGGCCACCCAGACCGTCAGATCCAGAGTCCAGCTCACCCAGGTCTGCGCGAGGCCTGAGGGATCCAGCTGATCATTCACCAACCCAAGGCTGGCCTGGAAGTCAACGTCGTACAACTTGGCCAGGCTGGGATCAAGATCCGGCAGCGCTACCGTCTCGATGGCGTATTGGTCGTTGTCCCGGGGCAGCAGACGCAAGCCGATGGTCGGCTCCACCTCGAATCCGAAGTTGCCGAAACGTCCCAGGGTGAGGGCATAGGCCTGGGCGTCGATAGCTTCCACGTCCATGGGAGCGGCGCAACGACGAAACCAGCCTTCGTGTTGATCGAGATAAGCCGAGACCGTCTGGGGATCAGCCCGCATTTCCATGCGGTCACTGAAGTGACTGCGGTAGCAGCGCACCTGGGGGTCTTGGTCCTGGCGAGAGCGCAGGGTATCGGCTGATGGTCTCGACAAGAGCAGCACGGATGGGAGTCCCTGGCGGGTCAGTCGCACAAGGTGAACTAATGTAAAGCGCTTGGGTCGTCAGTTCTCATCGCTGAGCGCAATCAAGCGTTGGATCACGTGTTCCACCACGCGATCGGGTGTGGATGCACCCGAGGTGATGCCCACGTTGATGGGGCCACTGGGTAAGAAGTTGTGGTCGCGGGTCAGGTCCTCGCCCAGTGGTTTGTGCTCAATGCTGTTGTCTTCGCTGATCCGTTCCGGCGTGTCGATGTGGAAGGAGCGAATGCCGCGACTGATCGCGATTTCCTGCAAGTGGGTGGTGTTGGAGGAGTTGTAGCCGCCGATCACGACCATCAGGTCCAAGGGTTCATCCACGAGCGAGAACATGGCGTCCTGGCGCTCCTGGGTCGCATCGCAGATGGTGTTGAAGGCCAGAAAGTGTTCGTTTAGCTGAGTCGGGCCGAACTTGCTGAGCATCGTTCGCTCGAACAGCCTGCCGATTTCCTCGGTTTCACGTTTGAGCATCGTGGTCTGATTGGCCACTCCCAGGCGTTCCAGATCGCGGTCGGGGTCAAACCCAGGTGAGCAGGCCTTGGAGAAGCGGGCCATGAAGCTGGAGCGCTCGCCTTTGCCAAGGATGTAGTCGGCAACAATCTGGGCTTCCTCCAGATCAAGAACCACGAGGTAAGTCCCGGCGAACGAACTGGTGGCCAGTGTCTCCTCATGCTTCACCTTGCCGTGAATGATCGAGGTGAACGTGTGCTTCTTGTGTTTCTCGACGGTGTTCCACACCTTCGACACCCAAGGACAGGTGGTATCCACGATGTGGCAGCCCCGTTCGTTGAGCAGCTGCATCTCCTGCACCGTGGCGCCGAAGGCGGGAAGAATCACCACATCGCCGTTGGTGACGCCAGAAAAATCCTTGACGCCATCCTCAACTGGGATGAACTGCACGTTCATCTCGCGCAGGTGATCGTTCACCGAAGGGTTGTGGATGATCTCATTGGTGATCCACAGGCGCTCGCTGGGGTAGTGCTTGCGGGTTTCGTACGCCATGGCGACGGCTCGTTCCACGCCCCAGCAGAAGCCGAAGGCTTCGGCTAGGCGCACATTCAGGCGGCCATGGCTGAGCTTGTAGCCGTTTTCGCGGATGGATCCGATCAGACCGCTCTGATAGGCCTGCTCAAGGCTTCCCGCCACTTCCTCGGCCCGTCCGAACCCGCGTCGGTTGTAACGGTCGGAGTGATGCAAGGAGCGCTTGAAGGCGTGGGTATCCATGGGCGCGGCGGCAGTTCGGTGACTCTATGGGCTGTGGGCCATGGTCGTCTTCATGGAATGACCAGGGCGAGGTCATTCCCATGGGAGTGACCATTAGAAAACCCCGACCCGTGAGGGCCGGGGTTGATGGGTTCACGTGATGAACCTCAGTTGCCGGCAGAGGCGAAATCGGGATAAGCCTCCATTCCGTGCTCGCCGATGTCGAGACCGTTGATCTCTTCTTCTTCGGTAACACGGATGCCGCCGAACAGAGCACCGATGATGCTCCATGCGATCCAGCAGGTGACCAGCGTCCAGATGGCATAAGCCGCGCAGCCAACAGCTTGGATGCCCAGCTGAGAGATGCCGCCGCCGTTGAACAGGCCAATGCCGGTTGCACCGTCAACGCCCCAGAGGCCAACCACCAGGGTGCCCCAGACGCCGCACACGCCGTGAACGGAGAAGGCGCCGACAGGGTCATCGATGCCTGCGTTGTCGAGGGCTGCGACCGCGAACACCACGATGATGCCGCCGATCAGGCCAGCCACCCAGGCACCAACCATGGTCATGTTTCCGCAACCTGCGGTGATGCTCACCAGACCGGCAAGGATGCCGTTGATGATCATGGTGAGGTCAGGCTTGCCAGACGTGATAGTGGATACGATTGTGGCGCCAATGGCTCCACCAGCTGCGGCAAGGGTGGTTGTCACGGCCACATAAGCAACCGTTTCATCCATCCCAAGCACAGAGCCCGGGTTGAAGCCGTACCAGCCGATCCAGAGGATCAAGGCACCCAGTGTGGCGATGGCCATGTTGTGGCCAGGAATGGCTTGGGTGCGGCCATTCACGTATTTACCGATGCGGGGTCCGAGCAGCATGGCGCCAACCAGGCCAGCCCAGGCACCCACGGAGTGAACGATGGAGGAACCAGCGAAATCGATGAAACCAAGTTTCGCCAGCCAGCCATCGCCGTTCCACTGCCATGAGCCGGAAATCGGATAGATGAAGGCGGTGAGGACCAGCGCGAAGATCACAAACTCACCGAACTTGACGCGCTCAGCAACAAGTCCGGAAACGATGGTTGCGGCCGTTCCTGCGAAAGCAGCCTGGAAAAGGAAATCAACGGAAGGAACGAGGCTTCCATCCGTGACCATCTCGGGAGTCACCGTGGGATCAAAGAACAGTCCCAAAGCGCCACCTTTGCCGTAGTAAAGGATGCCGTCCCAGAAGGCGCTGCCATACATCAGCGAGAAGCCGATGAACCAGTAGGCAGTCACCGCCAGAGCGAAGACGAAGAGGTTCTTGGCAAGGATGTTGACTGCATTTTTCTGGCGACACATCCCGGCTTCCACCATGGCGAAGCCGGCGTTCATGAAGATCACCAGAATGGTTGCCACCAGCAACCAGAGATTGTTGGCGAGAAACGCTGCGTTCAGATCGGGGAGATCAGCAGCGTGGGCCGACAGGTTGAAGAGGCCCAGACCCACGAGGGCCACAGGCACGCAAGCGAGCCAGGTGAGCGAGCGGTTCGTGCGGAAGCCGCGAATGCTTCTCAGGAGAAGCATCGGTCCATTCAGGAGGCTGACCTCCTGAAGCCGCGACTTGCTCCGCCTGGAAGGCGTATGCAGAGCAGTTGTCATGAATGAGGAGCAGGGCTGCAATCACAGTGAGGATTTCCTCACCGCTTAGATAGCAATGTGCACCTCAACTGACACCTGGCAAGTGTCTGTTGTTACACAACTGATGCTGGGTATTGCAAATTGTGCATGCGCAGTAACGAACGCTGCATTTCACTTGTTAAGCGGTTTTGGAAGGCACACATCCCTCGTCCCTTCCCAAAGCACGCGATCGGCTTCAAAGCGAAAACAACACGGGAGCACTTCAACGCCGCAGGCCATGGCTTCGCGGAAGAGCTCCCCATAGCGCGGGTCGGCGATGTCGCCTGGAGCAAAACCCGTCACATCCGGTCGGCTCAGGCAAGGCACCAGCACGCCGCGAGCCTCTGGCAGCACATGCATCAGTTCCTGCAGGTGTTTCTGACCGCGCTCTGTGACGGTGTCAGGGAAGAGGGCCAATGGGCCGTCGCTCCAGGTGGTGTTTTTGACCTCGAGATAGATCGGACGCTGATCTTCGGCGCTGGCATCCGGAGTGAGCAACAGGTCGATGCGACTGCGGCGGTTCTCGCCGTAGGCCACCTCAGCCCGGATTCCAGCAATCGCACCCAGCTGCTGCTCCAGGCAGCCGGCTTCGATCGTTGCCCGGATCAAACGGTTGGGTAGTGCGGTGTTGATGCCCACCCAGCAAGGCGTCCCGTCGGCACCGGGAACTTCCGCCTGCTCCCAGGTCCAGGCCAGCTTGCGCTTGGGGGAGGGGGCGTAGCGCATCCGCACCCTGCCACCGGGATGCAGCACTCCGGTCATGGGACCGGTGTTAGCGCAGTGGGCCGTCACAACGGTCCCGTCCTCGAGTTCAACGTCTGCCAGAAAGCGTTTGTAGCGCTTGATCAGGACGCCCTCCGTCAAGGGTTCGAATGCGAGCAGCGGGGTGACGGTCATCGGGGCGGGCTGGCTGCCGCCATCGTGCCTTGTACATGCACCGAGAATCCCCGCATGTGATGGAAGAGGCCTGCGGGCGTCAATGGCGAGATCCCTTAAGCGCATTGCCCTGGTGGTCACCTATGGCACCCTCCTGAGCAAAGGAGGTGGGTTGATTCGCCAACTGGTAATCGCTGCCGCCTTCGGCGTTGGTGCGGCCTATGACGCCTACAACTACGCATACGTGCTGCCTGGCTTTCTGCTGATCCTGCTTGGAGGGATCAATGGGCCGTTCCACAGCGCCATGGTCAGCGTGTTGAGCCGTCGCCCCCGCGACGAGGGAGCCCACATCCTCGCGGCGCTCAACACCACGGTGAGTGCCCTTTTGCTCGCGGTGACGGCGGTTCTGGTGCTGGCGGCAGAACCATTGATCACGCTTGTGGGGCCGGGACTGTCTCCTGAACTGCATGGGATTGCCGTCGCGCAGTTGCAGGTGATGGCTCCGATGGCCTTGCTGGCTGGCTTGATCGGCCTCGGTTTCGGGTCCTTGAACGCGGCGGATGAATTTTGGATTCCTGCCATCTCTCCGCTGATGTCGAGCCTGGCTCTGATCGTTGGGGTGGGTCTGCTCTGGTGGCAACTGGGTGCCTCGATCGCTGAACCCATCCATGCGCTTTGGGGTGGCGTGGTGCTGGCGTTGGCCACGCTTGTGGGGGCCCTGTTGCAATGGTTGCTCCAGCTGCCGGCGCTGGCGCGCCAGGGTTTGGCGCGTCTGCGCCTGGTGTGGGACTGGCGTCATCCCGGGGTTCGCGAGGTCTGGCGCGTGATGGGTCCGGCAACGCTCTCGTCGGGGATGCTTCAGATCAACGTGTTCACGGACCTGTTTTTTGCGTCGGGAATCTTCGGTGCAGCCGCCGGACTCGGCTACGCGAATCTCCTGGTCCAGACCCCTCTGGGTCTGATCTCCAATGCCTTGCTGGTGCCGCTACTGCCGACTTTTTCTCGCCTGACGGCTCTGGAAGATCGTCCTCAGCTGATCGCCAGAATTCGTCAGGGGGTGATGTTGTCAACGGCCTCCATGCTGCCGCTCGGCGCGTTGTTTCTGGCCCTGGCGGCGCCGATCGTGGCGCTCGTCTATGAGCGTGGTGCCTTTGATCAGCAGGCGGTGCAGCTGGTCACTGGGTTGCTGATGGCCTACGGCATCGGCATGCCGGCCTATCTGGGCCGGGATGTGCTGGTGCGGGTGTTCTATGCCCTCGGTGATGCGACAACGCCCTTCCGTCTTTCCGTGGCGGGCATTGGTCTGAATGTGCTTTTTGACTGGGCTCTGGTGGGTGGCCCCACGCCCTGGGGATCGCAGTTGCCGATCAATTTCGGCGCGCCCGGTCTCGTGTTGGCCACCGTTCTGATCAATCTGCTCACCTGTGTGGTGCTGTTGCTGGCGCTTCAGGCACGTCTCGGTGGGCTGCCGCTGAGGGAATGGGGCTTGGACACCATCAAGCTGATCCTGGCTGCGGTCGGCGCAGGTCTCTTCGCCTGGGGCCTCAGTGTTGGCCTCGCTTGGCCGGAGCATCTGATCGGACGTGGTCTCCAGGTGGCGCTTCCCGGGAGCCTGGGGCTGCTGCTCTTTATGGTTTTTGGTCAGGCTCTGGGCGTGCCGGAAGTGAACCAGATCAGTGGTGGCCTGCGGGGCAGGCTTATCCGTCGGTGAGCCGCACCGCGCGCTCCTCGCGCACTTGGATGGGTAGCTCGAGGTGTTGGCGTCCGATTACCTGTGGTCCTTCCACCGAGAGAATCCGCGCCTCGATGCCGAATTCGCGGAAGGCCGTATCGATCTCCTGGATCAAGGCTTTTTCAACCTGCGCTTCGGGATCGACAACCTTGCCAATCAGCCGTTCGCCCAGCCGACCAATTCTCTGGCGCACCACCTCTCTGGCGTTGGTGACCTCGATGATGAGCACGGGCACTCCAGGTTCTCAGCAACCTTATCGGCAGTGGTCCTCAAGAATCTGCTCGAGTTCGCAAAGTTGAGAGGACGGCAACAGGCGTGCCAGGGGTAGACGGCTGCTGCCGCCTCCAATCGGAACCTGCACGGCTTCGAGGGCACGCCGAGCACAAATGGCGGGGCCCTGGTCGAGAAGAGCGCTGCATTCAATGGCAAGCGTTTCGGCCAGGCCAGCGTCCCTGAGATACAGATGCCAGCCCGCCACCTGCAGATACAGACGGTCGCCCAGTGCAGCGGTGAGGTCCTGCAGATCAGCAGCGTCCAGGGTCATGGCGATGGCGAGGCTGCCGTCATGTTGCTCTCAGGATGCGGAGCTGTCCGCATCCTTACCTGGACGCAAGCGCAGAACGATCACCAGGTGGGTGATCAGTGCAGCAAGCCAAAGCTCGCTGAACAGGTCGAGATGACCCCAGGGTTGGCGCATTTCCTGGATAAACCAAAGCCCACTGTTCACTGCTGCAAACACCATGGCGTGCAGCACGAAATTCACCACTCGATTGAAGTGGCGGTACGTGGGATCGGTGGGGTCAGCGGGGCCGTACCAGCGGATGGGCATGGGGATGGGCCGTTGCAGTGAAGTGATTGTGGCGTGGGGATGGACCCCTGTTGACGAAGGGCACCTCTGTGGGGTCAGATGGTGTCACGCAAGCGCTTGTAGCTCAGCGGATTAGAGCATCTGACTACGGATCAGAGGGTCGGGAGTTCGAATCTCTCCAGGCGCGCTTTCAAACTGCCTCCGGGCAGTTTTTTTTTGTCTTTTTCGACAAACAGGGCCCGTTGCTTACGATTTAGGCAACGCAACATTGCAAGGCATGACGGATTTCGCTTCGGCCCCGATCAATGCATCCTTGGCCGCCATGGATCCGGCCATCGCTGGCCTGATCGATCAGGAGCAGAAGCGGCAGGAGACCCACCTCGAACTGATCGCCTCTGAGAATTTCGCGTCCCGCGCTGTGATGGAAGCGCAGGGTTCCGTGCTCACCAACAAGTACGCCGAAGGTCTCCCCAGCAAGCGCTACTACGGCGGTTGTGAGCACGTCGATGCCATCGAAGAACTGGCGATCGATCGAGCGAAAGAGCTGTTTGGTGCTGCCTGGGCGAATGTGCAGCCCCACAGTGGTGCGCAAGCCAATTTCGCGGTCTTTCTGGCTCTGCTGCAGCCTGGCGACACGATCATGGGACTCGATCTCTCCCATGGCGGACACCTCACCCATGGCTCGCCGGTCAATGTCAGCGGCAAGTGGTTCAACGTTGTCCAGTACGGCGTCGACAAGCACTCCCAGCGCCTCGACATGGAGGCCATCCGTCAGCTGGCGTTGGAGCACAAGCCAAAGCTGATCGTCTGCGGCTACTCCGCCTATCCCCGCATCATCGATTTCGCCGCCTTCCGTGCCATCGCTGACGAGGTCGGTGCCTACCTGCTGGCCGATATGGCCCACATCGCTGGTCTCGTGGCAGCTGGTGTGCATCCCAGCCCCGTGCCCCACTGCGATGTGGTCACGACCACCACGCACAAAACCCTTCGGGGGCCTCGCGGAGGTCTGATTCTCTGCCGTGATGCCGAGTTCGCCAAAAAGTTCGACAAGGCCGTGTTCCCCGGAAGCCAGGGCGGTCCTCTTGAGCATGTAATTGCGGCAAAAGCCGTTGCCTTCGGTGAGGCTCTGCAGCCGGCGTTCAAGCAGTACAGCCAGCAGGTGGTCGCCAATGCCTCAGCGCTTGCGGAACGTCTGGTGGCCCGCGGCATCGATGTGGTGAGCGGTGGCACCGACAACCACGTGGTGCTGCTCGACCTGCGCGGCATCGGCATGACTGGCAAGGTCGCCGACCTCCTGGTCAGTGATGTGCACATCACGGCCAACAAGAACACTGTGCCCTTTGATCCCGAATCCCCCTTCGTGACCAGCGGTCTGCGCCTCGGTACCGCCGCGTTGACCACGCGCGGTTTTGATGTCGAGGCCTTCCGCGAGGTGGCCGATGTGATCGCTGATCGTTTGCTCAATCCCGAGGATGATTCGATTCAGGCCCGTTGCTTGGAGCGAGTGGCAAGCCTCTGCAGCCGTTTTCCTCTGTACGCCACGGCTGCAGAGCCGGCGCTTGTCTGACTGGACCACACCCCCTTGGATCCACTCCAAGGGGCTGCCTAGGATTGCCCCATTACGGTCCGTACAGGGCTGCCACCTCCGGAGTTTTGCGTGACTCTCGCGAGCACTCCTCTCGCAGTCGCCATCGGGATCTTCGTCGTTTCGGCGTTGATCACCACGGTGATTGCGCCGGTGGTGCGGCGGCTGGGGTTGCTGCATGGATTCACCGACACGCCTGATCCGCGCAAGCAGCACAGCGTTCCCATGGTGCGTTTGGGTGGAGTGGCCATGGTGTTGGGCTTTTGTTTGGCCCTGGGGTTGACCTGGCTGGTCGGTGGATTCGGACTGCTCTCCCCAGCCCGCGATCAATTGATCTGGACCACGCTCGCGGGTTCGCTCTGCTTCTTCGTGATCGGTCTGGCTGACGACCTCTTTTCGCTCTCGCCCTGGCCGCGGCTTGCAGGTCAAGTGGCTGTTGCTGTGGTGGTCTGGTCGCAGGGGGTGCAGATCGGTGCGATCGATCTCCCCTGGTTGTCCAGCAGCGCAGAGGCGTTGGTGCTGCCCGACATGATCAGCCTCTTGGCCACGGTGATCTGGCTGGTTGGAATCACCAATGCCATCAACTGGTTGGATGGGCTGGATGGTCTTGCCGCCGGAGTGGCGGGCATTGCGGCCATCGGTCTCGTGTCGGTGAGCTTCTCTTTGCATCAGGTCGCTGCAGCGTTTCTCGCTGCAGCGCTCGCCGGATCCTGCTTCGGCTTTCTCCGGCACAACTTCAATCCCGCCCGCATTTTCATGGGCGACGGGGGGTCTTATTTCCTTGGTTTCAGCTTGGCTGCCATCAGCATCGTGGGCCCCGCCAAGGGGCTGACCACCGTCAGCCTGCTGCTGCCGCTGCTGATTCTCTCTCTGCCCTTGGCTGACATGTCGGCCGTGATCATGGGGCGGCTCCGCTCAGGACGATCTCCCTTCTATCCCGATCGCCGCCATCTGCATCACCGGCTGCTCAGGGCCGGATTCAGTCATCGCCGAACCGTGCTGCTCATTTACGTGTTCACCCAGTGGCTCGCAGCCATCGCGATGGTGGTGGCCAATGTGGAGATGCGTTTTCTCTGGCTCGGTCTTGCCACAGCGATTCTGGTCGGCACCGTCGTGGTGATTCAGCGTCAACGGGGCGACGCGCTCGAGTCTGAAGCTGTGCTCACTTCGAGTGATTCGTCAGTTCCGGAGGATTGTCCCCAGTCCTGCTGTTCCGACCCCCATGGTTGAGAGATCTCAGCCCTTCGGTGTGGAAATCCTCTGCGTCGGCACGGAGCTGCTGCTGGGCAACATCCTTAATGGCAATGCCCGCTGGCTGGCAGAAGAGCTTTCGGCCTTGGGGCTACCGCATTACCGGCAGACCGTGATCGGCGACAACCGTGAACGGTTGATCGCCCAGATTCAAGAGATTGCAGGACGCTCGCGGGTGTTGATCACCACCGGTGGGTTGGGCCCCACTCCCGATGACCTCACTACCGAAGCGATTGCCGCTGCGTTTTCAACGCCCCTTGAGGAGCGGCCGGAGGTCTGGGCTGACATCACGGCGAAGTCACGCAGTCGTGGTCGGGAGCCCAGCGTTGAGACCCGTCGTCAGGCCTTGCTGCCTCAAGGCGCAGCAGTGCTGCCCAACCCCACCGGGACTGCTCCGGGAATGATCTGGTCACCTGTGGAAGGGTTCACGCTGCTGACCTTCCCTGGTGTTCCGAGTGAGATGCGGGCGATGTGGCAACAGACGGCTGCACCCTGGTTTCGTCAGTCTGGTCTGTCCACTGGTGCTTACGTCAGCCGCATGCTGCGGTTCTGGGGGATCGGCGAATCGGCGCTGGCTGCGCAGGTTGGCGATCTGCTCGATCAGTCCAATCCAACGGTGGCACCGTATGCAGGCCGCGGAGAGGTGAAACTGCGAATCACGGCGCAGGCCGCGTCCGAGGCCGAGGCGCAGCGTTTGGTGATGGCCACGGAAGACGATCTGCGCCAGCGCACCGGCCAGCTCTGTTTCGGGGTCGATGATCAATCGCTGGCCAGCATTGTGCTTGCGCAACTGCGTCGACGCGGTCAGACCCTGGCAGTGGCTGAGTCCTGCACCGGAGGGGGGCTGGGCGCCGAGCTCACCGCTGTGCCTGGATCGTCGGACGTCCTTCTCGGCGGGGTGATTGCCTACTCCAATGCCATCAAGAACAAGGTGCTCGGTGTGCCGGAAGCTCTGCTTGAGCAGTTCGGTGCCGTCAGCGATCCTGTCGCTGAGGCGATGGCGGAGGGCGTCCGTCGCCTCACAGACAGTGACTGGTCTCTGGCCATTACGGGGATTGCGGGGCCAGGTGGTGGCACCGAGTCCAAACCGGTGGGTTTGGTGCATCTCGCTGTTGCTGGCCCCGATGGATGTGAGAGTCATCCCATCAGACTCGGCTCCAGCCGCGGTCGTGACTGGATCCGCATGGTCAGTGCCGGTGAGGTGCTCAACCGCCTGCGGCTGCGGCTGATCGCATCGAATTCCTGATAGCTGGCCATCTAGGGTTGGCTGTTCACAGCTGGCCTGGAATGAGCAGCGGAACCCTTTACGACAAGGTCTGGGATCTGCATCGTGTCGCGGATCTGCCTGGCGGAGCCACACAGCTGTTCATCGGTCTGCACCTGATTCATGAGGTGACCAGCCCCCAGGCTTTTGCTGCTCTCGACGAGAAAGGTCTGTCGGTGCGCTGTCCTGAGCGCACGGTGGCCACCGTTGACCACATCGTTCCCACCCTCAGCCAGGCTCGCCCGTTCGCTGATCCTCTGGCGGAGGAAATGCTCAGCACGCTGGAGCGCAACTGCGAACGTCATGGCATCACCCTCAATGGCCTCGGTAGTGGTCGCCAGGGGATCGTGCACGTGATTGCTCCCGAGCTGGGCCTCACCCAACCGGGAATGACTGTGGCTTGCGGTGACTCGCACACCTCCACCCATGGCGCCTTCGGTGCGATTGCTTTCGGGATCGGCACCAGTCAGGTGAGGGATGTGCTTGCGAGCCAGAGCCTGACGATGAACAAGCTCAAGGTGCGCCGGATCTGGGTGGAGAACCGTCTCAGCGAGGGTGTGTTCGCCAAGGATCTGATTCTCCATGTCATCCGCACTCTCGGGGTGAAGGCAGGGGTCGGTCATGCCTACGAATTCGCGGGACCCGCAATCGACGCCCTGTCGATGGAGGAGCGCATGACCCTCTGCAACATGGCGATTGAAGGTGGTGCGCGCTGCGGCTACGTGAACCCTGATCAGGTCACCTTCGACTACCTCAAGGGCCGAGCTGAGGCACCTGCGGAGGGACTGTGGGATCGAGCCGTCACGTGGTGGCGCTCGCTGGCCACAGATGCTGATGCTTGCTTTGACGACGAGATCCGTTTCGACGCTGCCACCATTGCTCCTACGGTGACCT
This region of Synechococcus sp. NOUM97013 genomic DNA includes:
- the sfsA gene encoding DNA/RNA nuclease SfsA — protein: MTVTPLLAFEPLTEGVLIKRYKRFLADVELEDGTVVTAHCANTGPMTGVLHPGGRVRMRYAPSPKRKLAWTWEQAEVPGADGTPCWVGINTALPNRLIRATIEAGCLEQQLGAIAGIRAEVAYGENRRSRIDLLLTPDASAEDQRPIYLEVKNTTWSDGPLALFPDTVTERGQKHLQELMHVLPEARGVLVPCLSRPDVTGFAPGDIADPRYGELFREAMACGVEVLPCCFRFEADRVLWEGTRDVCLPKPLNK
- the murJ gene encoding murein biosynthesis integral membrane protein MurJ; translated protein: MARSLKRIALVVTYGTLLSKGGGLIRQLVIAAAFGVGAAYDAYNYAYVLPGFLLILLGGINGPFHSAMVSVLSRRPRDEGAHILAALNTTVSALLLAVTAVLVLAAEPLITLVGPGLSPELHGIAVAQLQVMAPMALLAGLIGLGFGSLNAADEFWIPAISPLMSSLALIVGVGLLWWQLGASIAEPIHALWGGVVLALATLVGALLQWLLQLPALARQGLARLRLVWDWRHPGVREVWRVMGPATLSSGMLQINVFTDLFFASGIFGAAAGLGYANLLVQTPLGLISNALLVPLLPTFSRLTALEDRPQLIARIRQGVMLSTASMLPLGALFLALAAPIVALVYERGAFDQQAVQLVTGLLMAYGIGMPAYLGRDVLVRVFYALGDATTPFRLSVAGIGLNVLFDWALVGGPTPWGSQLPINFGAPGLVLATVLINLLTCVVLLLALQARLGGLPLREWGLDTIKLILAAVGAGLFAWGLSVGLAWPEHLIGRGLQVALPGSLGLLLFMVFGQALGVPEVNQISGGLRGRLIRR
- a CDS encoding cytochrome-c oxidase; the protein is MLIIEVTNAREVVRQRIGRLGERLIGKVVDPEAQVEKALIQEIDTAFREFGIEARILSVEGPQVIGRQHLELPIQVREERAVRLTDG
- a CDS encoding DUF3181 family protein, with amino-acid sequence MTLDAADLQDLTAALGDRLYLQVAGWHLYLRDAGLAETLAIECSALLDQGPAICARRALEAVQVPIGGGSSRLPLARLLPSSQLCELEQILEDHCR
- the glyA gene encoding serine hydroxymethyltransferase — encoded protein: MTDFASAPINASLAAMDPAIAGLIDQEQKRQETHLELIASENFASRAVMEAQGSVLTNKYAEGLPSKRYYGGCEHVDAIEELAIDRAKELFGAAWANVQPHSGAQANFAVFLALLQPGDTIMGLDLSHGGHLTHGSPVNVSGKWFNVVQYGVDKHSQRLDMEAIRQLALEHKPKLIVCGYSAYPRIIDFAAFRAIADEVGAYLLADMAHIAGLVAAGVHPSPVPHCDVVTTTTHKTLRGPRGGLILCRDAEFAKKFDKAVFPGSQGGPLEHVIAAKAVAFGEALQPAFKQYSQQVVANASALAERLVARGIDVVSGGTDNHVVLLDLRGIGMTGKVADLLVSDVHITANKNTVPFDPESPFVTSGLRLGTAALTTRGFDVEAFREVADVIADRLLNPEDDSIQARCLERVASLCSRFPLYATAAEPALV
- a CDS encoding MraY family glycosyltransferase — translated: MTLASTPLAVAIGIFVVSALITTVIAPVVRRLGLLHGFTDTPDPRKQHSVPMVRLGGVAMVLGFCLALGLTWLVGGFGLLSPARDQLIWTTLAGSLCFFVIGLADDLFSLSPWPRLAGQVAVAVVVWSQGVQIGAIDLPWLSSSAEALVLPDMISLLATVIWLVGITNAINWLDGLDGLAAGVAGIAAIGLVSVSFSLHQVAAAFLAAALAGSCFGFLRHNFNPARIFMGDGGSYFLGFSLAAISIVGPAKGLTTVSLLLPLLILSLPLADMSAVIMGRLRSGRSPFYPDRRHLHHRLLRAGFSHRRTVLLIYVFTQWLAAIAMVVANVEMRFLWLGLATAILVGTVVVIQRQRGDALESEAVLTSSDSSVPEDCPQSCCSDPHG